In Candidatus Eisenbacteria bacterium, the genomic window ACCGCGCCTTGCGTAACGCGCCTGGCGATGCTCTCGGGACGGCCGGGAAACAGGCCGCGATCAGCGATCTGTTTCCAGTGCTGAGCCGAGGAGTGCCAAGCGAGCCGGCGATGGCGAAGGACCGCCATCGTCGGCTTCACGACTCGGACGACGCGATCCATCGTTTGCTGCTCAGCCGTCTCCGCGCTTGGGGATCGGCAGCGGGCGAATGAGCTTCTCCAGGTCGGCTCTCACGAGCGCCTGACGGAGCTTCTGGCGAAAGGTCTCGGGGCGATCCGGATCGAGGTGTGGAATCCGCACGTCGATGACGGGTAGCCCCGCTTCGCTCATCTTCGAGAACAGGGCGTCGTAGACGTCCGGATCGAGGATGACGATTTTTTCTGCCGGAAGGGTGCCGAGATTGATGAGGAACGGCCCCACGTACGGAGCCAGGGACTCGCCTTGGCGCGGTGCATCCGGCTTGAGATCCACGTAGAAGAAGCCGCGGCGGCGCAGCTCCTTGAGGAACGGCGTCTTGTCCTCGCCCGGCCGGGCCTCGAACAACACCTCGGCCACCTGCGCGAACCGCTCGTCGACGGAGCCCGCGCCCTCGGCGTAGAAGAAACACTCCTCGCTCTCCGGAGACTCTCCCACCAGGAGAAGCCTGATCCGCTTCGGTCGAAACTTCTCGGCCGCCTGATCTCGCTTGAGCCAGCTCCGAGTGCGTTCCGGCATCATGACGTGTCACTCCCACTCCGGGGCTTATCGTCCGGCTTTCAGAGCGAGCTTGGAGCCACGAGCAGCGCCACCGCAACTCGGTTTGGCCGGCACGTAGATCCTTCTGCGAGTTGTAAGGCCGGCTTCACCTTTTTGTTCGATTGCCATCCCTGCGCCAGGAGCCAGGCTCGGCCGAGCCTCCAAGCCTGTACTTTGACCCGGCTTGGAGATCTCTGGCTCGGTGGTTCGCTCCTTGCTCGAATGGAGCGAAGTTTTTCCCACCCGCATTTCTTCAAGGAGGGCGACATGGCCAACAACCTCAGGGAATTGATGATCGAAGAGCTCAAGGACATCTACGATGCGGAGCAGCGGATCACAAAGGCTTTGCCCAAGATGGCAAAGGCCACGGACTCGCAGGAGCTCAAGACCGCGTTCCAGACTCACCTGCGCGAGACCGAAGAGCAGATCAAGCGGCTGGAGGAGGTTTTCGAGCAGTTCGGCGCGTCCCCCAAGCGCAAGGAATGCAAGGCCATGGTGGGGCTGATCGAGGAGGGCGAAGACCTGATGGAGGCGGACCATTCTCCGGACGTCCTCGACGCGGCCCTGATCACCGCTGCACAGAAGATCGAGCACTACGAGATCGCCGCCTACGGCTCTCTGCGGACCTGGGCGGAGATGCTGGGCGAGAGCGAGGTCGTCAACCTGCTGCAGACCACGCTCGACGAGGAAGGCGAGGCCGACAAGAAGCTCACCGAGATCGCGCAGTCGCTGAACTTCGAGGCCATGGAAGGCGAAGAGGGAATGGACGAGGAGATGGGCGAGAAAGTTCCCGTTCGCGCCGCCAAGCGCAACACCCGGAGCTAGCCGAGCCAGGCTGGCTCGAGGTCACGCTGGAACCGCGCGGAGGGCGCGGCCCTCAGGGTCGCACCCTCCGCTTCGTCATTCAGAAGCACGTCACCAGCAACCGCACCGGGAAGATCTTTCTCGACGGGTTGCGCAATGTGCGCGGTGCGACCTGCGTGGCGGAGCCCCCGGGGCTTCGCTACAGCGAGATCGAGAGCCTCGCGAAGGGGACGGCCTCCCGCAGCCCGCCGAAC contains:
- a CDS encoding ferritin-like domain-containing protein — protein: MANNLRELMIEELKDIYDAEQRITKALPKMAKATDSQELKTAFQTHLRETEEQIKRLEEVFEQFGASPKRKECKAMVGLIEEGEDLMEADHSPDVLDAALITAAQKIEHYEIAAYGSLRTWAEMLGESEVVNLLQTTLDEEGEADKKLTEIAQSLNFEAMEGEEGMDEEMGEKVPVRAAKRNTRS